Genomic window (Lynx canadensis isolate LIC74 chromosome D3, mLynCan4.pri.v2, whole genome shotgun sequence):
CGCCGACGCCACGGGGATGCAGGCACGCCACGCCGGGACGGCGCCAGGAGACGTCACACGCCAGCCAGCCCCTGAGCCAGGTGCCAGTGCGGGACGCAGGGCCACCTGTGTGACGCGGGACGGCGGGCACCGTGGGGACCCAAGTGGCTCGAGGCTAAACCCCTGAGGCTGCCCTGCCAGCTCTGGACCGCGGGAACGGTCCTACTAAGCCCTGCTTGCAGAGAGCACCGTGCCCAGAGGCCACCAAGCCTCCCCAGACCCTCACCCTGGGCCCGGAGCCAGGCCTGCTGCAGGGACCGTCCTGGGGCCGGGCACGAGGCGGCAGCGGACGGGGGGGACAAGCACCCTCTCGGCCGGGCCGGTCGCTTCTTTGGAAATCCGAGAAACCCGTCTTCTGTTCACATGCGCGGCAGGCGGCGCTCAGGATTTTCCGGAAAGGAGGTGGCTAAGCCCAGCAGGTGGCACGGGGTGGGAAGGGGCTGCTCTGCAGCGTCCCCTGAGCGCGTCTAGGCCGCCTTCTGTCTTCGCTCTTCCTGtggaggggagaggtagagactCGCACGGTGCCGGCCCCCTGCCCCCGTCCGCGGCCCCGCCCTGGCGCCCCAACCCTGAGACGCAGCACCTCCGGGTGCTTGCTCAGGAAGTGCGGTTCTGGCCCCGGCCCCCCTTCCcgccctcccaccctctcccccgcCCTCGCACACGTTGTCAGATGCGTGTCACGAGAACGCCACGGCCCCTCACCTTGACGGCCTGCTCCAGCCGGGACAAGGCCTCCTCGTAGCGAGGGACCAGCGGCCTCAGGAGCTCGCCGGGGATGTCGTGCCGTGCCAGCTCCGGTGCCCCCGCCTCGGCCAGCATCCGGAGGAACCTCCTCTCCTGCAGGCCAACGACGGGGAGGGGTCTCAGCCTCCCCTCGGCCACCGGCCGAGCCCCCCCCCGCCGTCCCCCCGGCAAGCGCCCCGCAGACTCACCTGCACCTTGAGCAGCAGCGTGAAGGCCTGTCCGGTTCTTCCCGCGCGGGCGGTTCTCCCGACCCTGAAACCGAGCGCAACCACCTCGAGTGCTGGCCCCCAGGGGTGCCCCGGACGGTGGCTTCTCTCCGGGGCCCTTCCCTCCAGGACCAAGGGACACGCCTCACCGGTGCACGTAGGTCCGCGGGTACTGGGGGGCGTCGTAGTTGACGACCAGCTGCACACCCTGCACGTCGATGCCTCGAGCCGTGGCGTCTGTGCTGATGAGGCTGGGAAGCGCGAGGGGCTCAGACCCCGCCCGAGGCCGGGAGCCCCTCTCCCTCCGGCCCTGCGGGGAACACCACCGACTCCAGGGGGGAGCTTCCTCGGGGGAAGTGCGCCCCGGACGGCCCAGGCCGGGACCTGCCGTGAGCGTCCGCTCCCCTCCTTCCGGGTACTCACAGCCGGATCCTGCCCTGCTCAAACTGCTTCAGGACCACCTTTCTCTGGCCAGGCCCGCAGCGGGAGGAGAACTCGGCCGCCGCCACGCCTCCGAAAGCCTGGACTAGCACGAAGAGCCTGGGCGGGAGAGGCGCGAGGGAGACAGGTGGGCAGGGCCCGGAAcccgcctcccctctgctcccctccgcCCCCTCGGGCCTCACCTGTGTGAGTTCTCGCGGGAGTTGGTAAAGCAGAGGACCCTGGAAAAGTTCCCCTCCAGGATCAGGTGCAGGATGACCAGCGGCTTCGTGCGGAGGCTGCAGGGGACGTAGCAGTGCTGCGGGGACAGCACGGGGTCGGCCCCGCCCCAAGCACCGTCgtgcgcccccgccccgccccgtgcGCCCTGCTCACCGAGAGCCCTGCGGGGAAGGTGTACTTGCCGCCCGAGTCCCCGCCCGCGTCTTTGGGGCCCCCGCGTGCCGGCCCCGTGGAGAAGAGCCGGGGCTGGTGGAGGCCCAGCTGCTGCAGCCTCTCAGGGTTCTGTGTCAGGGTGGCCGAAAAGAGCAGCTTCTGCAGCGGCATCTGAGGGCAGCAGGTGCTGGAAGGGGAGCGGGCGGTGGGCCGGCGACCTCGGACCGGCCGGCACACGCCAAGGCGGAGCGGGTCGGGGAGACCGAGGGGAACCGCGACGGGACCCACGCTCAGGGTGGCCCCACCAAGCTCAGGGCGGAGTTCGCTGCGTGTACCTGGCGGCAGTGGCGGCCCGGAGCCGCCGCCTCTGGAGCAGAGCACAGGGCTCCTCGGCGCTATCGCTCGGGAAGGCCGCCTCCACCACCCGGGGCAGCCAGGACTGGTGCATGCTGTCGATCATGCGGTCGGCCTCGTCGATGACCTAGGAGAAGCAGGACGCCTGGAGTCTGGTGGCCGAGGTCGGTGTCGGCTCCGAGCCCGGGCCTCCCTCCAGGCGCCCGACGTACCAGGAAGCGGAGATGCCGGAGGCTGAACCCCGGGGTCTGGTCGACGTGGTCCACCAGGCGGCCAGGGGTGGCCACCACCACGTCAGCCAAGCAGCGGAAGCCGTCTGCTCTGTGGAGCGGAGAGCGGCTCAGCAGAAGCCCCCATGCAGACCCCCAACCCAGGGGAGACCCGCAGACAGCCAGGCTTTCTGTTCTCGCGGGGGCCGGACGGCTACGATGCGGCTGCTCCCCGCTCCCCGAGGGGCCCACGACCCATCGAGACCTACGTCCTCTGAACGAGAGTCTCCTGCTCCTTGACCAGCGATTTCTGCCCGGTGATCAGGGCGACACGCAGAGGAGTGGCGTCCGTGTAGACGTTGAACACTTTGCTCACCTGCGGAAGGAGCGGCCGTCACCGACCCGGTACGGAGTGCCACAGTGACAAGGACCCCGGGTCTGACTTCAGAGCGTGGGGTGCACATACCTGCTGGGCCAGCTCCTTGGTGGGCAGCACGACCAAGGCTCGGACCTGGCACACGGCACGACACAGCAGggcctgtggggtggggtggggacagccaCCGGCCTCAGCAGAGCCGGTTCCCTGTCGGCCGAGCCCCCCCTCCGAGGACGGCGGTCCTCACGCTCACCTGTACCACGGGGATGACGAAGGCCAGGGTCTTCCCGCTGCCCGTTGGGGCAGACACGCAAAGGTCGCTGGGCCGGTAGCCGCCTCTGGCCACCAGAAACCCGTTAGCTGTGCTCTCCAGGAGAGCGGGAATCACCGCGGCCTGGACTGGACAAGGAGGGACGACAGGCACGTTTGTGCCGGAACCACCAGAATCGGCAAGGCACCGAAGCCCAAAGGAGACTTGTCCCCCATCTATGACTTCCAGGCTGGGCTGTTCTCACTTGAGGACGACACCGGAGCCTCTAGGGACCGCCAGGCCCGGGCGGCCAAAGATGCCCCAATCCCAGGCCACGCTTGATGCTGGCCCTGCCCAGGGCCCGTGTTGTCAGCTGCTGTGCCACGGCCTTGCCGCTACGGCTCTGGTGACTCTGGGCGAGGAGGCTCTTGAAggcacctccccctccccgccaccccgaGCACCTGGAAAGTAGGAGGAGATGCCATGTGCCCGCAGCTTCTTCTGCATGTCAGGATGGACGGCAGGGATGTCCTCGATAGGCACCGAATCTTCAGTGACGCTCTTTCCGACACAGCTCGGCTCAGCCAACCACGAGGGCAGGAAAGGCTGGACCTACCGTAAAGACAAAGGGGCCAAACGAAGACTCCAGGGCCCGCAGGGTTAGGGGAACAAGACCAGCGGAAACTAAGGACTCGTGACACTCAAACCGAAGAGGCCACAGCAAGGCAGGCCCCACGAGCCTTCTAACGCATCTCCCGgcgtctccccacccccacgc
Coding sequences:
- the DDX51 gene encoding ATP-dependent RNA helicase DDX51 — protein: MALFHVARYAGPEAAGPEPGADGRARALLERLQCRARERQRRKQQQEPAGAAQNSEAAGRRRRRRPRRARRRECGGPPGSPQAPRGKRRKVDGEDADAGSGEEEPGESSASAQAAGPPGDSGERPPEEASGPPAHALLLGGFERSRAPKVQPFLPSWLAEPSCVGKSVTEDSVPIEDIPAVHPDMQKKLRAHGISSYFPVQAAVIPALLESTANGFLVARGGYRPSDLCVSAPTGSGKTLAFVIPVVQALLCRAVCQVRALVVLPTKELAQQVSKVFNVYTDATPLRVALITGQKSLVKEQETLVQRTADGFRCLADVVVATPGRLVDHVDQTPGFSLRHLRFLVIDEADRMIDSMHQSWLPRVVEAAFPSDSAEEPCALLQRRRLRAATAASTCCPQMPLQKLLFSATLTQNPERLQQLGLHQPRLFSTGPARGGPKDAGGDSGGKYTFPAGLSHCYVPCSLRTKPLVILHLILEGNFSRVLCFTNSRENSHRLFVLVQAFGGVAAAEFSSRCGPGQRKVVLKQFEQGRIRLLISTDATARGIDVQGVQLVVNYDAPQYPRTYVHRVGRTARAGRTGQAFTLLLKVQERRFLRMLAEAGAPELARHDIPGELLRPLVPRYEEALSRLEQAVKEERRQKAA